One stretch of Cygnus olor isolate bCygOlo1 chromosome 1, bCygOlo1.pri.v2, whole genome shotgun sequence DNA includes these proteins:
- the MGAT3 gene encoding beta-1,4-mannosyl-glycoprotein 4-beta-N-acetylglucosaminyltransferase: MKMRRHKLFLTLCMAGLCLISFLHFLKALSYVTFPRDLASLSPNLVSSFFWNNAPVTPQVSPEPGGAELLRTPLYSHSPLLQPLPPSRASEELHKANFVLPEDTTEYFVRTKAGGVCFKPGTKVLEKPPTGGRPEERADGAASGRPARKPLSSQTKRRKWVECMCLPGWHGPSCGVPTVVQYSNLPTKDRLVPRETPRRVINAININHEFDLLDVRFHELGDVVDVFVVCESNFTAYGEPRPLKFREMLLNGSYDYIRHKVLYVFLDHFPAGGRQDGWIADDYLRTFLTRDGVSRLRNLRPDDVFIIDDADEIPARDGVLFLKLYDGWTEPFAFHMRKSLYGFFWKQPGTLEVVSGCTMGMLQAVYATDGIRLRRREYYTMPGFRQYENSTGHILVQWSLGSPLHFAGWHCSWCFTPEGIYFKLVSAQNGDFPRWGDYEDKRDLNYIRELIRTGGWFDGTTQEYPPADPKEHMYAPKYLLKNYQRFHYLLENPYRKAEGAG, translated from the coding sequence ATGAAGATGAGACGCCATAAGCTCTTTCTGACTCTCTGCATGGCTGGTCTCTGCCTCATCTCCTTCTTGCACTTCCTGAAGGCCCTTTCCTATGTCACCTTCCCCCGGGACCTGGCTTCACTTAGTCCCAACCTTGTCTCCAGCTTCTTCTGGAACAATGCCCCCGTCACGCCACAGGTTAGCCCTGAGCCAGGGGGCGCAGAGCTCCTCCGCACACCCCTGTACTCCCACTCGCCcttgctccagcccctgcctcccagcagagccagcgAAGAGCTGCACAAAGCCAACTTTGTGCTGCCGGAAGACACGACAGAATATTTTGTCCGCACCAAAGCCGGCGGCGTCTGCTTTAAACCAGGCACCAAGGTGTTGGAGAAGCCACCCACGGGAGGGCGGCCGGAGGAGCGAGCGGATGGCGCGGCCTCGGGGCGGCCCGCTCGCAAGCCGCTAAGCTCCCAGACCAAGCGGCGCAAGTGGGTGGAGTGTATGTGCTTGCCGGGCTGGCACGGCCCCAGCTGTGGCGTTCCCACCGTGGTCCAGTACTCCAACCTGCCCACCAAGGACCGCCTGGTGCCACGGGAGACCCCCCGGCGGGTCATCAACGCTATCAACATCAACCATGAGTTTGACCTACTGGATGTCCGCTTCCACGAGCTGGGAGACGTGGTGGACGTCTTTGTGGTGTGCGAGTCGAACTTCACGGCCTACGGAGAGCCGCGGCCCCTCAAGTTCCGCGAGATGCTCCTCAATGGCTCCTACGACTACATCCGCCACAAGGTGCTCTACGTCTTCCTGGACCACTTCCCCGCCGGCGGTCGCCAGGACGGCTGGATCGCTGACGATTACCTGCGCACCTTTCTCACCCGGGACGGTGTCTCTCGCCTCCGCAACCTGCGCCCGGACGATGTCTTCATCATCGATGATGCCGATGAGATCCCGGCCCGTGACGGCGTCCTCTTCCTCAAGCTCTATGATGGCTGGACGGAGCCCTTTGCCTTTCACATGCGCAAGTCGCTCTACGGCTTCTTCTGGAAGCAACCAGGCACCTTGGAGGTGGTCTCAGGCTGCACTatggggatgctgcaggctgTCTACGCTACTGACGGCATCCGTCTGCGGCGCCGCGAGTACTACACCATGCCTGGCTTTCGGCAGTATGAGAACAGTACAGGACACATCCTGGTGCAGTGGTCGCTGGGCAGCCCCCTCCACTTTGCTGGCTGGCACTGCTCCTGGTGTTTCACCCCAGAGGGGATCTACTTCAAACTGGTGTCAGCCCAGAATGGGGACTTCCCCCGCTGGGGTGACTATGAGGATAAACGAGACCTCAATTATATCCGGGAGCTGATCCGAACTGGTGGGTGGTTTGATGGTACTACGCAGGAGTATCCCCCTGCTGACCCCAAGGAGCACATGTATGCTCCCAAGTATCTGCTCAAGAACTACCAGCGATTCCACTACTTGTTGGAGAACCCA